In one window of Pirellulales bacterium DNA:
- a CDS encoding error-prone DNA polymerase, translated as MQARNNPVDGYAELHCKSNFSFLEGAAHPAELVERAAELGYQALAITDRHSVAGVVRAHTAAKQVGLPLLIGAEIAPVDASPVVLLAMNRRGYGRLCRLLTLGRRRAEKGQCQLLFADVAAHADDLLACAPLVERDAEPASADLAERAASGSARLRSLPADRGDLASAAWQGGEKLVHPSSLHGYREVFGDRLYALAELHQGPDDEARLAQMLRLAEAARLRVVAAGDVHFHTPQRQPLCDVLHAVRHGCTVAEAGRRLFPNAQRHLKPLAALRALFAAAPELVARTVEVAARCRFSLDELRYEYPEELVPTGRTPAAHLEQLTWEGARQRWPEGVPERVRQLLVHELRLIAELNYEAYFLTIWDLVRFARGRDILCQGRGSAANSAVCYCLGITSVDPDRMDVLFERFISRERNEPPDIDVDFEHERREEVLQYLYEKYGRERAGMTAEVITYCVRSAVRDVGKALGLSLDRLDVLARHLDGHRHDPELPRRLQMAGLDPQSTVARQLLALVDELAGFPRHLSQHVGGMVLTQGPLCELVPIENAAMEGRTVIQWNKDDLDELGILKVDCLALGMLTALRKCFALVERHAGRRLSLAELPEGDQRVYDMICRADTVGVFQIESRAQMSMLPRLRPRCFYDLVIEVAIVRPGPIQGNMVHPYLRRRAGEEAVSYPSDALRQVLEKTLGVPLFQEQAMRLAVVAAGFTPGEADQLRRAMAAWRRPGLIEQFQRRLIDGMRANGLTQEFAEVVFRQIRGFGEYGFPESHATSFALLVYASAWLKHYYPAAFAAAVINSQPMGFYAPAQLVRDARAHGVEVRPVDVTASDWDCTLEPGAVDQEPADRASTDDAHEGQRAASPWALRLGLRLVAGLSEKQARAIETARRRQAFASLDDLVRRARLPRPALERLAEADALRALAGDRRQALWRALGQAKKTGTMPLLDELPDDEGPDVVLPGLSPPAEVAADYRTVGLSLRSHPLSFYRRELDRLYVLPAERLATWPTDRPVSVAGLVLVRQHPSTAKGIIFITLEDETGVANLVIHPSTWQRHYRAGRTATVMLAQGRLERRDEVIHVIVSKLEDLTRKLPGIPSQSRDFR; from the coding sequence GTGCAGGCGAGGAACAATCCCGTGGATGGTTATGCCGAATTGCACTGCAAGTCGAACTTTTCGTTTCTCGAAGGCGCCGCGCATCCGGCCGAACTCGTCGAGCGCGCGGCCGAATTGGGCTATCAGGCGCTGGCGATCACCGATCGTCACAGCGTGGCCGGTGTGGTGCGTGCGCACACGGCCGCCAAGCAGGTCGGCTTGCCGCTGTTGATCGGGGCCGAGATCGCGCCGGTCGATGCCTCGCCGGTCGTGCTGCTGGCCATGAATCGTCGCGGTTATGGGCGACTGTGCCGTTTGTTGACTCTCGGCCGGCGGCGCGCCGAAAAGGGCCAGTGCCAGCTGTTGTTCGCCGACGTCGCCGCGCACGCCGACGATCTGCTGGCCTGCGCGCCCTTGGTCGAACGCGACGCGGAACCCGCTTCGGCCGATCTCGCCGAGCGCGCCGCATCGGGCAGCGCCCGCTTGCGCAGCCTGCCTGCCGATCGTGGCGACTTGGCGAGCGCCGCCTGGCAAGGCGGCGAAAAACTCGTTCACCCGTCCTCGTTGCACGGCTATCGCGAGGTGTTTGGCGATCGCTTGTATGCCCTGGCCGAGCTACACCAAGGCCCCGACGACGAGGCCCGGCTGGCCCAGATGCTGCGCCTGGCCGAGGCGGCGCGGCTCCGGGTCGTGGCGGCGGGCGACGTGCATTTTCACACTCCCCAGCGGCAGCCGTTGTGCGACGTGTTGCACGCCGTGCGCCACGGCTGCACCGTGGCCGAGGCCGGGCGGCGGCTGTTTCCCAACGCCCAGCGCCACCTCAAGCCGCTCGCCGCGCTGCGCGCACTCTTTGCCGCCGCGCCGGAGCTGGTGGCCCGTACCGTCGAGGTGGCCGCCCGCTGCCGTTTTTCGCTCGACGAGCTGCGCTACGAGTATCCCGAGGAGCTGGTCCCGACCGGCCGGACGCCGGCGGCGCACCTGGAGCAGCTCACCTGGGAGGGCGCCCGCCAGCGCTGGCCCGAGGGCGTGCCCGAGCGGGTCCGCCAATTGCTTGTGCACGAGCTGCGGTTGATCGCCGAGCTGAACTACGAGGCCTATTTTCTCACCATCTGGGACCTGGTGCGTTTTGCGCGTGGGCGCGACATCCTGTGCCAGGGCCGCGGCTCGGCGGCCAACTCGGCCGTGTGCTATTGCCTGGGCATCACGTCGGTCGATCCCGATCGGATGGACGTGCTGTTCGAGCGGTTCATCAGCCGCGAGCGCAACGAGCCGCCCGATATTGACGTCGACTTCGAGCACGAGCGCCGCGAAGAGGTGCTGCAGTATCTCTATGAAAAGTACGGCCGCGAGCGGGCCGGCATGACGGCCGAGGTGATCACCTACTGTGTCCGCTCGGCCGTGCGCGACGTGGGCAAGGCGCTCGGCCTGTCGCTCGATCGGCTCGACGTCCTGGCCCGGCATCTCGACGGCCATCGCCACGATCCCGAGCTGCCGCGGCGCCTGCAAATGGCCGGGCTCGATCCGCAGTCGACCGTCGCCCGGCAACTGTTGGCGCTGGTCGACGAGCTGGCCGGTTTTCCCCGGCACCTGTCCCAGCACGTCGGGGGCATGGTGCTCACGCAGGGGCCGTTGTGCGAGCTGGTGCCGATCGAGAACGCGGCCATGGAAGGACGCACCGTGATCCAGTGGAACAAGGACGATCTCGACGAGCTGGGCATCTTGAAGGTCGATTGCCTGGCGCTGGGCATGCTCACGGCCCTGCGCAAATGTTTTGCCCTGGTCGAGCGGCACGCCGGTCGCCGGCTGTCGCTGGCCGAATTGCCCGAGGGCGATCAGCGCGTTTACGACATGATCTGCCGGGCCGACACGGTCGGCGTGTTTCAGATCGAAAGCCGGGCCCAGATGAGCATGCTCCCCCGGCTGCGCCCGCGGTGTTTTTACGACCTGGTAATCGAGGTGGCCATCGTTCGCCCGGGGCCGATTCAGGGCAACATGGTGCATCCGTATCTGCGCCGCCGCGCGGGCGAAGAGGCCGTGAGCTATCCGAGCGACGCCCTGCGGCAGGTGCTTGAAAAAACGCTCGGCGTGCCCCTGTTCCAGGAGCAGGCCATGCGGCTGGCCGTCGTCGCGGCGGGGTTCACGCCCGGCGAGGCCGATCAGTTGCGCCGCGCGATGGCCGCCTGGCGCCGGCCCGGCTTGATCGAACAGTTTCAGCGGCGGCTGATCGACGGGATGCGGGCCAACGGACTGACGCAGGAATTTGCCGAGGTCGTGTTCCGGCAGATTCGCGGCTTCGGCGAATACGGCTTTCCCGAGTCGCACGCCACGAGCTTTGCCTTGCTCGTTTATGCCTCAGCGTGGTTGAAGCATTACTACCCGGCCGCCTTTGCCGCGGCGGTGATCAACAGCCAGCCGATGGGTTTTTATGCGCCGGCCCAACTGGTGCGCGATGCCCGTGCCCATGGCGTCGAGGTCCGGCCGGTCGACGTCACGGCCAGCGATTGGGACTGCACGCTCGAGCCGGGAGCTGTCGATCAAGAGCCGGCCGATCGGGCGTCGACCGACGATGCCCACGAAGGCCAGCGCGCCGCTTCGCCGTGGGCCCTGCGGTTGGGGCTGCGGCTCGTGGCGGGACTTTCCGAAAAGCAGGCTCGCGCGATCGAGACGGCCCGGCGACGGCAGGCCTTTGCGTCGCTCGACGACCTGGTGCGCCGCGCGCGGCTGCCGCGGCCGGCGCTCGAGCGCTTGGCCGAGGCCGACGCTTTGCGCGCGCTGGCCGGCGACCGCAGACAGGCCCTGTGGCGCGCGCTGGGACAGGCCAAAAAAACCGGCACGATGCCGCTCTTGGACGAGTTGCCCGACGACGAGGGGCCCGACGTCGTGCTCCCCGGACTTTCGCCGCCGGCCGAGGTAGCGGCCGACTATCGCACGGTCGGGCTGTCGCTACGCTCGCACCCGTTGTCGTTCTACCGCCGCGAGCTCGACCGTCTGTACGTGCTGCCGGCCGAACGGCTGGCGACCTGGCCGACCGACCGGCCGGTAAGTGTGGCGGGCCTGGTGCTCGTGCGGCAGCATCCGTCGACCGCCAAGGGCATCATCTTCATCACGCTCGAAGACGAGACGGGCGTGGCGAACCTGGTGATTCATCCGAGCACGTGGCAGCGCCACTACCGCGCCGGCCGCACGGCGACGGTGATGCTGGCCCAGGGGCGCCTCGAACGCCGCGACGAGGTGATTCACGTAATCGTGTCGAAGCTCGAAGACCTGACCCGAAAACTACCGGGCATTCCGAGCCAATCGCGAGATTTTCGGTGA
- a CDS encoding endonuclease/exonuclease/phosphatase family protein has translation MRVLLAAGMVLVVASSAWADEPSTADNSLRVLSNNAGIFPQQVLALYPEKLKEKKQEILADETERAARLAQALIELEDDPDVVLLQEIWSVKARDRLIQDLAAKYPHVKHAPDLGAGVAVMQASGLMVFSQLPLEDFAYQEFTRGIGADKLARKGIVGVRLTKHGRSVAVFTTHLQAGGKRDPSVQPDQLRECREFIRKFVGDRRDEMAVLAGDFNIRSTDAAAYEVIFKQLDGARDTYQQRPGALTTTTRNDQQPNKRIDYLLTFGDVRAESTILDLAGPQITDHLAVLGTIRLD, from the coding sequence ATGCGAGTGTTGTTGGCGGCCGGGATGGTGTTGGTTGTTGCGAGCAGCGCATGGGCCGACGAGCCGTCGACGGCCGACAACAGCCTCAGGGTCCTGTCCAACAACGCCGGCATTTTTCCGCAGCAGGTCCTCGCGCTCTATCCCGAGAAGCTCAAGGAGAAGAAGCAGGAGATTCTGGCCGACGAAACCGAGCGGGCGGCAAGGTTGGCGCAGGCCCTGATCGAGCTCGAGGACGATCCCGACGTCGTGCTGTTGCAGGAGATCTGGTCGGTCAAGGCACGCGATCGGCTGATCCAGGACCTGGCCGCAAAGTATCCTCACGTCAAGCACGCGCCGGACCTCGGCGCCGGCGTGGCCGTGATGCAGGCCTCGGGGTTGATGGTGTTCAGTCAACTGCCGCTCGAGGATTTCGCCTACCAGGAATTCACCCGCGGGATCGGCGCCGACAAGCTGGCTCGCAAAGGGATCGTCGGCGTCCGGCTGACGAAGCACGGCCGCAGCGTGGCGGTGTTCACGACGCACCTGCAGGCGGGCGGCAAGCGCGATCCGTCGGTCCAGCCCGATCAGCTCCGCGAATGCCGCGAGTTCATCCGTAAATTCGTCGGCGACCGGCGGGACGAGATGGCCGTCCTGGCCGGCGACTTCAACATCCGCTCGACCGACGCGGCGGCCTACGAGGTGATTTTCAAACAGCTCGACGGCGCCCGCGACACCTATCAGCAGCGGCCCGGCGCACTCACCACGACGACTCGCAACGACCAGCAGCCAAACAAGCGGATCGACTACCTCCTGACGTTCGGCGACGTGCGGGCCGAATCGACGATCCTCGACCTCGCCGGCCCCCAAATCACCGACCACCTGGCAGTGCTCGGGACGATCCGGCTCGATTGA
- a CDS encoding prolyl oligopeptidase family serine peptidase: protein MKSICLAAVLAMTAMAIARADGPADNNAGTVRPVPPAGIAVAPEDAERLQGALAHLDSQLAALRDQGREHPELVAQLPDVEIYAKAVRYALQYGEFFQPREIEVADRLLARGEELASLLAKGERLDDGKAIATQAVRVHAYVSKIDGSIQPYRIVIPPGYDPASERAHRLDFWCHGRGETLSELNFIADSSPGQFTPPDAFVVHLYGRYCNANKFAGEIDLFEALADVKRRYPIDDNRVVIRGFSMGGAACWQFAVHYPGRFAAAAPGAGFAETREFLRVFQSEQVAPPWYEQTLWQLYDCTDYAANLFNCPTVAYSGEVDRQKQAADIMATALRAEGMELTHVIGPNTAHSYHPQAKEEINRRIDAIVARGRNPVPQRVRFTTFTLRYPECLWIRLEGLEEHWKRARVDAEIIDAHTVKVATGNVSALRISMPSGGCPLDNTQHPTVQIDGYALEAPAVQTDRSWVADFHKSADGWRVGPPGGDDPLRKIPGLQGPIDDAFLDSFVMVRPTGSTPHERTAAWVDAEMKHAIEHWRKQFRGDARVKDDTALTDADIADSNLVLWGDPQSNRVLARIADQLPIRWEQEQLHVGQQSYAVEAVMPVLIYPNPLNPRRYVVLNSGFTFREYDYLSNARQVPKLPDWALVDTRVPATSRGPGEIVAAGFFDEHWRLVDRP, encoded by the coding sequence ATGAAGAGTATCTGCCTGGCTGCCGTGCTGGCGATGACCGCGATGGCAATCGCCAGGGCCGATGGACCGGCCGACAACAACGCAGGCACGGTGCGGCCGGTACCTCCGGCGGGCATCGCGGTCGCGCCCGAAGACGCCGAGCGATTGCAGGGAGCGCTGGCCCACCTCGACTCCCAGCTCGCCGCCTTGCGCGATCAAGGGCGCGAGCACCCCGAGCTGGTCGCCCAGTTGCCGGATGTCGAAATCTATGCCAAGGCGGTGCGCTACGCGCTGCAGTACGGCGAATTCTTCCAGCCTCGCGAGATCGAGGTCGCCGACAGACTACTCGCGCGCGGCGAGGAGCTGGCAAGCCTGCTCGCCAAGGGAGAGCGGCTCGATGACGGGAAAGCGATTGCGACGCAGGCCGTGCGAGTGCACGCCTACGTCTCGAAGATCGACGGTTCGATTCAGCCCTACCGGATCGTGATTCCGCCGGGTTATGACCCCGCGAGCGAACGTGCGCATCGGCTCGATTTCTGGTGCCATGGCCGAGGCGAGACGCTCAGCGAGCTGAACTTTATCGCGGACTCGTCCCCGGGCCAGTTCACGCCCCCCGACGCGTTCGTCGTGCATCTTTACGGCCGCTATTGCAACGCCAACAAATTCGCCGGCGAGATCGATCTCTTCGAAGCGCTCGCAGACGTCAAGCGGCGCTACCCGATCGACGACAATCGCGTCGTGATTCGCGGCTTTTCGATGGGCGGCGCCGCTTGCTGGCAGTTCGCCGTGCACTACCCGGGTCGGTTCGCGGCCGCAGCGCCGGGAGCCGGTTTCGCCGAGACGCGCGAGTTCCTGCGGGTGTTTCAAAGCGAACAGGTGGCCCCGCCCTGGTACGAGCAAACGCTTTGGCAGCTCTACGATTGCACCGACTATGCGGCGAACCTGTTCAACTGTCCGACCGTGGCGTACAGCGGGGAAGTCGATCGGCAAAAGCAGGCCGCCGACATCATGGCTACCGCCCTGCGTGCCGAGGGCATGGAACTGACACACGTGATCGGGCCCAACACGGCCCATTCGTATCACCCGCAAGCCAAGGAAGAGATCAACCGCCGCATCGATGCGATCGTGGCCCGCGGTCGAAACCCGGTGCCGCAGCGGGTGCGGTTTACGACGTTCACGCTCCGTTATCCCGAGTGTCTCTGGATCCGCCTCGAGGGCCTTGAGGAACACTGGAAGCGTGCCCGCGTCGACGCCGAGATCATCGACGCGCATACGGTGAAGGTGGCAACCGGGAACGTATCGGCGCTGCGGATATCGATGCCCAGCGGCGGCTGCCCCCTGGACAACACCCAGCATCCGACAGTGCAGATCGACGGCTACGCGCTCGAAGCGCCCGCCGTGCAAACCGACCGTTCCTGGGTGGCCGACTTTCACAAGTCGGCCGACGGTTGGCGCGTCGGTCCGCCGGGGGGCGACGATCCGCTGCGCAAGATCCCCGGCCTGCAGGGGCCGATTGACGATGCGTTCCTCGATTCGTTCGTCATGGTGCGCCCGACGGGCTCGACGCCGCACGAGCGGACGGCCGCCTGGGTCGATGCCGAAATGAAGCACGCGATCGAGCATTGGCGGAAGCAATTCCGCGGCGACGCGCGCGTGAAGGACGACACGGCCCTGACGGATGCCGACATTGCCGACAGCAACCTGGTCCTCTGGGGCGACCCGCAAAGCAATCGCGTGCTGGCCCGGATCGCCGATCAGCTTCCTATTCGCTGGGAGCAAGAACAGTTGCATGTCGGGCAGCAAAGCTATGCGGTCGAGGCCGTGATGCCGGTCTTGATTTACCCCAATCCGCTGAACCCGCGACGCTACGTCGTGCTGAACAGCGGCTTCACCTTTCGCGAGTACGACTATTTGAGCAACGCGCGACAAGTGCCCAAGCTCCCCGATTGGGCGTTGGTCGATACGCGCGTCCCTGCGACGAGCCGGGGGCCCGGCGAAATCGTCGCCGCCGGGTTTTTCGACGAGCACTGGCGGCTCGTCGATCGACCCTAG
- a CDS encoding 5-formyltetrahydrofolate cyclo-ligase produces MNTPDVSDVQARKTAIREQAHARRREQENKDELSAVICERFLALPAYQRARTAMFYVDVRTEVRTRQHLPAALTHGKRIVVPWCNDQGELELFHLTDMNELAVGMYKILEPRAELRSLPEKQVPIEELDIVMVPGVAFDRRGARMGHGKGYYDKLLEHARPDAPLVALAFECQLFDEIPTASHDVFMDLILTEAAEYAGRGRA; encoded by the coding sequence ATGAACACACCGGATGTGAGCGACGTTCAGGCCCGCAAGACGGCCATTCGCGAGCAGGCGCACGCCCGTCGCCGCGAGCAAGAGAACAAAGACGAGCTGAGCGCAGTCATCTGCGAGCGATTCCTGGCCTTGCCGGCCTATCAGCGGGCACGGACCGCGATGTTCTACGTCGACGTGCGGACCGAGGTCCGCACGCGGCAGCACCTGCCCGCCGCGCTGACCCACGGCAAGCGGATCGTGGTCCCTTGGTGCAACGACCAGGGGGAGTTGGAGCTGTTCCACCTGACCGACATGAACGAGCTGGCGGTCGGGATGTACAAGATCCTCGAGCCGCGGGCCGAATTGCGCTCGCTGCCGGAAAAACAGGTGCCGATCGAAGAGCTCGACATCGTGATGGTGCCCGGCGTGGCCTTCGACCGGCGAGGGGCGCGGATGGGCCACGGCAAAGGGTACTACGACAAGCTGCTCGAACACGCCCGCCCCGATGCGCCGCTGGTAGCACTGGCGTTCGAATGCCAGTTGTTCGACGAGATTCCGACTGCTTCCCATGACGTCTTCATGGATCTCATCCTGACCGAAGCGGCTGAGTACGCCGGCCGGGGACGAGCATGA
- the fhcD gene encoding formylmethanofuran--tetrahydromethanopterin N-formyltransferase, which yields MSVAQRAEIDDTYAEAFRSIFAEVLITARDRRWLDEAVRAATGNASSTILCDCEAGLDRYVGPGGDPAFATPDGRPGAIVQFHVPRFRKDRVEHLERLLLVRLSQNVLTCPTASCFNLLDTEPYFKLGRKIAFFGDGYQYRDQRHGRKVWVIPILGGEFILDRRFGFRDGLMGGNIWYLGQSLDAALAAAERGVAAVADTPGVIMPFPGGIAASGSKAGSRYSFSIASTYHNYCPTLREQLGDDSRVPPGVGSIMEIIINGRDLPTIVAATQAALRASVETPGLVRISAGNYGGRLGKSFIYLHPDKQPRDA from the coding sequence ATGAGCGTCGCTCAGCGCGCCGAAATCGACGATACCTACGCGGAAGCGTTTCGCAGCATCTTTGCCGAAGTGCTGATCACGGCCCGCGATCGGCGCTGGCTGGACGAGGCCGTGCGGGCAGCCACGGGCAATGCCTCGAGCACGATCCTCTGCGACTGCGAGGCGGGGCTCGACCGCTACGTGGGCCCCGGCGGCGATCCTGCGTTCGCCACGCCCGACGGCCGGCCGGGGGCCATCGTGCAGTTTCACGTGCCGCGATTTCGCAAGGACCGCGTCGAGCATCTCGAGCGGTTGCTGCTGGTGCGGCTGAGCCAGAACGTGCTCACGTGCCCGACGGCGAGCTGCTTCAACCTGCTCGACACCGAGCCCTATTTCAAGCTGGGGCGGAAGATCGCGTTCTTCGGCGACGGCTATCAATACCGTGACCAGCGGCACGGCCGCAAAGTGTGGGTCATCCCGATCCTCGGAGGCGAGTTCATTCTCGACCGGCGGTTCGGGTTTCGCGACGGACTGATGGGCGGCAATATCTGGTACCTGGGTCAAAGTCTGGACGCAGCCTTGGCAGCCGCCGAACGCGGCGTTGCGGCGGTCGCAGACACGCCGGGAGTCATCATGCCGTTTCCTGGCGGGATCGCCGCGAGCGGCTCGAAGGCCGGCAGCCGCTACTCGTTTTCGATCGCCAGCACCTATCACAACTACTGCCCGACGCTGCGCGAGCAATTGGGCGACGATTCCCGCGTGCCGCCGGGCGTCGGTTCGATCATGGAGATCATCATCAACGGCCGCGACTTGCCCACGATCGTCGCCGCGACGCAAGCCGCGCTGCGCGCCAGCGTCGAGACGCCGGGGCTGGTCCGCATCTCGGCCGGGAACTATGGCGGCCGGCTCGGCAAGAGTTTTATCTATCTGCACCCCGACAAGCAGCCGCGCGATGCTTGA
- a CDS encoding biotin--[acetyl-CoA-carboxylase] ligase, producing the protein MLDQEAAQRLLAESFVAHVEWHDEIGSTNDRARQWASSVSALGEPVLIVADQQTQGRGRGGNRWWTGRGALAASLLFDPARFGLARELHPRLSLATGVALVDVVSAQLPGQLVGLHWPNDVYAAGRKIAGILLEGLPDGRQIAGFGLNVNNRSGDAPQELQAIVATMCDLAGREFDRVELLIQVLQACQRRYEQLARDPAALGRQCDELCLQHGEVVTLELGQGTVTGVCRGVALDGALVLATPAGLRSFYAGALRRL; encoded by the coding sequence ATGCTTGACCAGGAAGCGGCGCAGCGCCTCCTGGCCGAATCGTTCGTGGCGCATGTCGAATGGCACGACGAAATCGGCTCGACCAACGACCGTGCGCGCCAATGGGCCTCGTCGGTCTCAGCCCTTGGTGAGCCCGTGCTCATCGTGGCCGATCAGCAGACCCAAGGACGGGGCCGCGGCGGGAATCGGTGGTGGACTGGCCGCGGCGCGCTGGCAGCGAGCTTGTTGTTCGACCCGGCCCGATTCGGCCTGGCGCGCGAACTGCACCCGCGGCTGTCGCTGGCGACCGGCGTGGCGCTGGTCGACGTGGTCTCCGCTCAGTTGCCGGGGCAGCTCGTCGGCTTACACTGGCCCAACGACGTCTATGCGGCGGGCCGCAAGATCGCCGGCATCTTGCTCGAGGGCCTGCCCGACGGACGACAAATCGCCGGGTTCGGGCTGAACGTGAACAACCGCTCCGGCGACGCCCCGCAGGAGCTCCAGGCGATCGTCGCCACGATGTGCGACCTGGCCGGCCGCGAATTCGATCGTGTGGAGCTGCTGATCCAGGTCTTGCAGGCGTGCCAACGACGCTACGAACAATTGGCTCGGGACCCCGCGGCACTGGGCCGACAATGCGACGAGCTGTGCTTGCAGCATGGCGAGGTGGTGACGCTGGAACTCGGCCAGGGCACGGTGACGGGCGTGTGCCGCGGCGTCGCCCTGGATGGCGCGTTGGTCTTGGCCACGCCCGCGGGTTTGCGCTCCTTTTATGCCGGTGCACTACGACGGCTGTAG
- a CDS encoding response regulator, translated as MKRILVVDDEEGYCRHLQQALAESGYTVQIAHNGSEALKIDARLLDVLVTDWRLGVGPDGLDVARQMQSINPQLRVVIMTGYSAHDMNPELAVLKTLKILEKPFSLTDLAQALQ; from the coding sequence ATGAAACGCATCCTGGTCGTGGACGATGAAGAGGGATATTGCCGTCATCTGCAGCAGGCCTTGGCCGAGAGCGGATATACCGTGCAGATCGCGCACAACGGCAGTGAGGCGCTGAAGATCGACGCGCGCCTGCTCGACGTGCTGGTGACCGACTGGCGGCTGGGTGTGGGGCCCGACGGACTCGATGTCGCGCGTCAGATGCAGTCGATCAACCCCCAGTTGCGCGTCGTGATCATGACCGGTTATTCGGCCCACGACATGAACCCTGAGCTGGCGGTCTTGAAAACGCTGAAGATTCTTGAGAAACCATTCTCGTTGACGGACCTGGCGCAAGCGCTGCAATGA